The following proteins are encoded in a genomic region of Sulfurimonas sp. HSL3-7:
- a CDS encoding DNA polymerase III subunit gamma/tau — MKESSEVLARKYRPESFSELIGQETISQTLSLALDSNRLSHAYLFSGLRGSGKTSTARIFAKALICEQGPTSNPCGICEHCMMAKEGRHMDIIEMDAASSRKIDDIRDLIEHTKYKPAAGQYKIFIIDEVHMLTKEAFNALLKTLEEPPPYVKFILATTDPLKLPATILSRTQHFRFKRISILNVVHHLQHILQLENITYEDAALEILARSGSGSLRDTLTLLDQAIIYSKNHVDIQTVTDMLGLVDPQSIEAIFSAIFNNDREALLAHIQELEEYEAEMVVDELIAFLKERLYAQDGRYSILLLERFFRILSDAKSLFSINADGGFVLSMIFFKMLEAMKVKEIDQMIESLEAQIGSGAPMPRPQQTPPVQAATTAEKAEPAAEVPATPEEPVMPAEKAVEPPVASDAKERALFKQLIQKIEDRSIDLGRCFKEQISFVSYRDDLLIWESCADEECKKQLKHGYSVIKQFVREIFGFETQIKAQKCSKAAPSTPPEPTPTPEPQAEGPQTTAAPQTPPQQQMQQPVPDTMQNAPQSSSMTEESEVGTGSCVAGCSDSDQSTKEFDGQAILDEPMIQKATELFEATKITIQNKV; from the coding sequence GTGAAAGAGAGTTCTGAAGTTTTAGCACGAAAATATCGTCCCGAGAGTTTTAGTGAACTGATCGGCCAGGAGACGATCTCTCAGACTCTCTCACTTGCGCTTGACTCCAATCGCCTTTCACACGCCTACCTCTTTTCAGGTCTGCGTGGTTCAGGCAAGACATCGACCGCCCGTATCTTTGCCAAAGCGCTTATCTGTGAGCAGGGACCGACTTCCAATCCCTGCGGTATCTGTGAACATTGTATGATGGCGAAAGAGGGTCGCCATATGGATATCATCGAGATGGACGCCGCCTCAAGCCGCAAGATCGATGATATCCGCGACCTTATAGAGCACACTAAATATAAACCGGCTGCAGGACAGTACAAGATCTTCATCATTGATGAAGTGCATATGCTCACCAAAGAGGCGTTCAATGCGTTGCTCAAGACCCTTGAGGAGCCACCGCCTTATGTCAAGTTCATCTTGGCGACGACCGACCCGCTGAAACTGCCTGCGACCATTTTAAGCCGTACCCAGCACTTCCGATTCAAACGTATCTCTATCCTCAATGTCGTCCATCATCTGCAACATATCCTGCAGCTTGAAAATATCACCTATGAAGATGCCGCGTTGGAAATCCTTGCCCGGAGCGGTTCAGGCAGCCTGCGTGACACGTTGACCCTGCTCGATCAGGCCATTATCTACTCGAAAAACCATGTTGATATCCAGACCGTCACCGACATGCTCGGCCTTGTCGATCCGCAATCTATCGAAGCGATCTTTAGTGCCATCTTCAACAACGACAGAGAAGCACTTCTTGCCCATATCCAAGAGCTTGAAGAGTATGAAGCCGAAATGGTCGTTGATGAGCTTATTGCCTTCCTAAAAGAGCGTCTTTATGCGCAAGACGGCCGTTACTCCATTCTACTGCTCGAGCGCTTCTTCCGCATCCTCTCTGACGCCAAATCACTTTTCAGTATCAATGCGGATGGCGGTTTTGTCTTAAGCATGATCTTTTTTAAGATGCTCGAAGCGATGAAGGTCAAAGAGATCGACCAGATGATCGAATCTTTGGAAGCACAGATCGGCAGCGGTGCACCGATGCCGAGACCTCAGCAGACTCCGCCGGTACAAGCCGCGACAACAGCCGAAAAGGCTGAACCGGCAGCAGAGGTCCCTGCAACGCCAGAAGAGCCTGTAATGCCGGCTGAAAAAGCTGTAGAACCGCCTGTTGCCAGTGATGCGAAAGAACGTGCTTTATTCAAACAGCTTATCCAGAAAATCGAAGACCGCAGTATCGATCTCGGACGATGCTTCAAAGAGCAGATCAGCTTTGTCTCTTATCGGGACGATCTTCTTATCTGGGAGAGCTGTGCCGACGAAGAATGCAAAAAGCAGCTCAAACACGGCTACAGTGTGATCAAACAGTTTGTTCGTGAGATCTTTGGTTTTGAGACGCAGATCAAAGCACAGAAATGTTCCAAAGCAGCGCCTTCGACACCGCCGGAACCCACACCTACGCCAGAACCACAAGCAGAAGGACCCCAAACCACTGCGGCACCTCAGACACCGCCTCAACAGCAGATGCAACAGCCTGTTCCAGATACGATGCAGAATGCACCCCAGTCTTCATCGATGACCGAAGAGTCAGAGGTCGGTACCGGTTCCTGTGTTGCAGGCTGCAGCGACAGCGATCAATCCACCAAAGAGTTTGACGGCCAGGCTATTCTTGACGAGCCGATGATCCAAAAAGCGACCGAACTCTTTGAGGCCACCAAGATCACCATCCAAAACAAAGTCTAG
- a CDS encoding glucose-6-phosphate isomerase, protein MTNTFEFAPKVNDKLSDAIAKERESIGFYDLCDQDVAPYLELASKVEQNNIVVIGIGGSALGASAVHHFLDLVRSFDKKLHILDTTDPLILESKLKSFDMHNAFYCLISKSGTTIETIAVAKYIDAVERLQNDNCVVITDENSALEKFADARGIGHFEIPANVGGRFSVLSSAGLIPLALVGVDITALLEGAAKVRNAFFNDEGYCNNLMKKATFYAQQANTYNINCLFSYSEVFREFNAWYVQLWGESLGKKQRHSELHVGLTPVGLIGPTDQHSFLQLIVEGKRDKSVTVIKIKEFNNTMRIPNNSFEHLEAMDLINGFDFSELINMQADSIIEALDSLDNIPLDVIEIESVNASEIGQLILYYELLTALVANMLDINAYDQPGVEMGKIILKEKLKSK, encoded by the coding sequence ATGACAAATACGTTTGAGTTCGCACCCAAGGTTAATGACAAACTGTCTGATGCTATTGCCAAAGAGCGGGAGAGCATAGGTTTTTACGATCTTTGTGATCAGGATGTAGCACCCTATCTTGAACTCGCGTCCAAGGTAGAGCAAAACAATATTGTTGTTATCGGTATCGGAGGGAGTGCTCTGGGCGCTTCGGCTGTGCATCACTTTCTCGATCTTGTCCGTTCATTCGATAAAAAACTGCATATTCTAGATACGACTGATCCATTGATCCTTGAAAGCAAGCTTAAAAGTTTTGATATGCATAACGCTTTTTACTGCCTCATCAGCAAATCGGGAACGACGATCGAGACGATCGCCGTAGCAAAATACATCGATGCGGTGGAGAGATTACAAAACGATAACTGTGTGGTCATTACGGATGAAAATTCGGCGCTTGAAAAATTTGCCGACGCCCGCGGCATCGGCCATTTTGAGATCCCGGCGAACGTCGGCGGCCGTTTTTCCGTTTTAAGCAGTGCCGGTCTGATCCCTTTGGCGCTGGTCGGGGTTGATATCACAGCTCTTTTGGAAGGGGCGGCCAAGGTGCGCAACGCTTTTTTTAATGATGAGGGGTATTGCAACAACCTGATGAAAAAGGCGACGTTTTACGCCCAACAGGCCAACACCTATAACATTAACTGCCTCTTCTCCTACTCGGAGGTCTTTCGGGAGTTTAACGCCTGGTATGTCCAGCTTTGGGGAGAGAGTCTGGGTAAAAAACAGCGCCACAGCGAACTCCATGTCGGCTTGACACCGGTAGGGCTGATCGGACCGACCGATCAGCACTCTTTTCTACAGCTGATCGTCGAAGGAAAGCGCGACAAGTCGGTGACCGTGATCAAGATCAAAGAGTTTAACAACACTATGCGTATCCCGAATAATTCGTTCGAGCATCTTGAGGCGATGGACCTGATCAACGGATTCGATTTTTCGGAACTGATCAACATGCAGGCGGACTCGATCATCGAAGCGCTCGACTCATTGGACAATATCCCGCTCGATGTGATCGAGATAGAGAGCGTCAATGCGTCAGAGATCGGTCAGCTGATCCTCTACTATGAGCTGTTGACCGCATTGGTGGCCAATATGCTTGATATCAATGCCTATGATCAGCCGGGTGTCGAGATGGGAAAAATCATTTTGAAAGAGAAGTTGAAAAGCAAGTAG
- the rho gene encoding transcription termination factor Rho — MSDTRQQKNNKTSRTHVPVTGHTIEDLRTKTLDELVKTADELGVEQPNELKRQDLIFEILKSQTSQGGFILFTGILETMQDGYGFLRSIDTTFSDSLHDAYVSSTQIKKFALRNGDVVTGQVRPPKDQERYYALLKVEAINYLPPAESKKRPLFENLTPLYALEQLKLEYKPEKLTGRMLDLFSPIGKGQRALIVAPPRSGKTELMKEIAHGITSNHPEVELMVLLVDERPEEVTDMERSVKGEVYSSTFDMPAKNHVKVAEMVIERAKRRVEIGKDVVILLDSITRLARAYNTVTPSSGKVLSGGVDANALHKPKRFFGAARNIENGGSLTIIATALVDTGSRMDEVIFEEFKGTGNSEVVLSRKISDRRIFPAIDILKSGTRKEELLIGPEILQKVFILRSMLHKQEDEVEALKFLYTKMKKMPTNEDFLNMMNEGN; from the coding sequence ATGAGCGACACCCGTCAGCAAAAAAACAACAAAACCTCCCGAACGCATGTTCCTGTCACCGGCCACACCATTGAAGATCTACGTACCAAAACCTTGGATGAACTTGTCAAAACAGCAGATGAACTTGGGGTTGAGCAGCCCAATGAACTCAAGCGTCAAGATCTGATATTTGAGATATTGAAGTCACAGACATCGCAAGGCGGGTTTATCCTCTTTACCGGTATTTTGGAGACCATGCAGGACGGTTACGGCTTTTTACGCTCTATTGACACGACCTTCAGCGACTCGCTTCACGATGCCTACGTCTCAAGCACACAGATCAAGAAGTTTGCCCTTCGTAACGGTGACGTCGTTACCGGTCAGGTGCGTCCGCCGAAAGACCAGGAGCGTTACTATGCCCTGCTTAAAGTCGAGGCGATCAACTACCTGCCGCCGGCCGAGAGCAAAAAACGTCCACTGTTTGAAAACCTTACGCCGCTTTATGCACTGGAACAGCTCAAACTTGAGTACAAACCTGAAAAACTGACAGGCCGTATGCTGGATCTCTTCTCGCCTATCGGTAAAGGTCAGCGCGCGCTGATCGTCGCACCGCCTCGTTCGGGTAAAACAGAGCTGATGAAAGAGATCGCTCACGGTATTACCTCCAACCATCCGGAAGTCGAATTGATGGTCCTGCTTGTCGACGAACGTCCCGAAGAGGTCACCGATATGGAACGTTCTGTCAAGGGTGAAGTCTACAGTTCAACCTTTGATATGCCGGCGAAAAACCACGTAAAAGTGGCTGAGATGGTCATCGAACGTGCGAAGCGCCGCGTCGAGATCGGTAAAGATGTGGTCATCCTGCTCGACTCGATCACACGTCTGGCCCGTGCCTACAATACGGTAACACCGTCAAGCGGTAAAGTACTCTCAGGCGGGGTGGATGCCAATGCCCTGCACAAACCGAAGCGCTTTTTCGGTGCGGCGCGTAATATAGAAAACGGCGGTTCGCTGACCATCATCGCTACGGCTCTTGTTGATACCGGCAGCCGTATGGACGAGGTGATCTTTGAAGAGTTCAAAGGAACAGGAAACTCCGAAGTCGTACTAAGCCGCAAGATCTCAGACCGCCGTATCTTCCCGGCTATCGACATCTTGAAGTCCGGAACGCGTAAAGAAGAGCTGCTTATCGGACCGGAGATCCTGCAAAAGGTCTTTATTCTGCGTTCAATGCTGCATAAACAAGAAGATGAAGTCGAGGCACTTAAATTCCTCTACACCAAGATGAAAAAGATGCCGACCAACGAAGACTTTTTAAATATGATGAACGAAGGCAACTAG
- the murI gene encoding glutamate racemase, producing the protein MKVGVFDSGIGGLTVVKSLLEHQLFEEIIYFGDTARVPYGVKDKNTIVRYSLEALEFFKNFEIDLLITACNTVSAYALEEMKAQAPFHVIGVVEPGIIAAKNALSDPNANILVLGTKATVNSKAYENLLHQQGFTNTTAKATGLFVPIIEEGLFEGEILESTMHHYFGNLDCPDGIILGCTHFPLISQAIGNYFDNKSILIHSGEAIVEHLESHYEFTHKHPHPKLKFFASENPEALRSTARQWLNLPDEI; encoded by the coding sequence TTGAAAGTCGGCGTATTTGACAGTGGTATAGGCGGATTGACCGTCGTAAAATCACTTTTGGAGCACCAGCTCTTTGAAGAGATCATCTATTTTGGCGATACAGCCCGTGTGCCTTACGGAGTCAAAGATAAGAACACTATTGTCCGCTACTCCCTCGAAGCCCTGGAGTTCTTCAAAAACTTTGAGATCGATCTGCTGATCACCGCCTGTAATACAGTCAGCGCCTATGCTCTCGAAGAGATGAAGGCACAGGCCCCTTTCCATGTTATCGGCGTCGTTGAACCGGGTATCATCGCCGCAAAAAATGCGCTCTCCGACCCCAATGCCAACATTCTTGTCTTAGGTACCAAGGCAACTGTCAATTCCAAAGCCTATGAGAATCTGCTGCATCAACAAGGCTTTACCAACACAACAGCCAAAGCAACCGGGCTTTTTGTACCGATCATTGAAGAGGGACTTTTTGAAGGCGAGATTCTAGAGAGCACCATGCACCACTATTTCGGAAACCTCGATTGTCCGGACGGCATTATTTTAGGCTGTACCCATTTTCCGCTTATTTCACAGGCAATTGGAAACTATTTCGACAATAAAAGCATTCTGATCCACTCCGGTGAGGCGATCGTGGAACATCTTGAATCGCATTACGAGTTTACGCACAAGCATCCGCATCCAAAGCTAAAGTTCTTTGCCTCTGAAAATCCGGAAGCACTGCGCAGTACAGCACGTCAATGGCTTAACCTGCCTGATGAAATATAA
- the gmhB gene encoding D-glycero-beta-D-manno-heptose 1,7-bisphosphate 7-phosphatase, with product MTKRPALFLDRDGVINVEKNYLHKIEDFEFIDGIFALCKKYQDLGYKIIVVTNQSGIARGYYNENDFEKLTAWMIQAFREKGIVIDGVYHCPHHPDISGTCSCRKPEPGMLLDAAEEHKIDLANSILVGDSERDIVAAHRVGVKESYLYSQDATQSEASRIIRSLKELL from the coding sequence ATGACCAAACGACCGGCACTTTTCCTGGACCGCGACGGTGTGATCAACGTCGAGAAGAACTATCTTCATAAGATCGAGGATTTCGAGTTCATCGACGGTATTTTTGCACTGTGTAAAAAGTATCAGGACCTCGGTTACAAGATCATTGTTGTGACAAACCAGTCGGGCATTGCGCGCGGTTATTACAATGAGAATGATTTTGAAAAATTGACGGCATGGATGATACAGGCATTCAGAGAGAAGGGCATTGTTATCGATGGTGTCTACCACTGCCCGCACCATCCGGATATCTCCGGTACATGCAGCTGCCGTAAACCGGAGCCTGGCATGCTGCTGGATGCAGCCGAAGAGCATAAAATCGACCTTGCCAACTCCATTTTGGTGGGGGATAGCGAACGCGACATTGTTGCCGCGCACCGGGTCGGAGTGAAAGAGAGCTATCTCTACTCCCAGGATGCGACGCAAAGCGAAGCAAGCAGAATCATCAGATCATTGAAAGAGTTACTATGA
- a CDS encoding F0F1 ATP synthase subunit C: protein MKKIVLMMLALAATAFAADADVANQTLKAYSMIAAGVGLGLAALGGAIGMGHTAAATIAGTARNPGLGGKLMTTMFIALAMIEAQVIYTLVIALIALYANPYLG, encoded by the coding sequence ATGAAAAAAATCGTATTAATGATGCTAGCACTTGCTGCTACTGCATTTGCTGCTGATGCAGACGTTGCGAACCAAACTCTTAAAGCGTACTCAATGATCGCTGCAGGTGTTGGTCTTGGTCTTGCTGCACTTGGTGGTGCTATCGGTATGGGTCACACTGCTGCTGCTACTATCGCCGGTACTGCACGTAACCCAGGTCTTGGCGGTAAGCTAATGACTACAATGTTCATCGCTCTTGCAATGATCGAAGCGCAAGTTATCTATACTCTAGTTATCGCGCTTATCGCTCTTTACGCGAACCCTTACCTAGGTTAA
- a CDS encoding uroporphyrinogen-III synthase yields MTNITELLKPLNLIYYEYDNPSKMVILDQKHTTDASMELVSITHLFQKHNIQYIIDKKKNLHIVHNPSWIKKIQYSLTPSIKRFISKQYDVYVLSDKEVDYAKNLPVIVTKPIPSEIDFNLYDGLIFTSKNAVFAIENFNEKWRQKPVYALAPQTAKAVKSLKGQLRFVGKSHYGNEFAKELIKPLKDKKLLYLRAKDVASDLCDNLNSKGVLCDEVIVYETTCKQFDQKIVLPKNSIIIFSSPSTINCFFQNADWDPTYTAIAIGHTTAQYFPKEITPYIAETTSIDACIRKAMSVKKSL; encoded by the coding sequence ATGACAAATATAACCGAATTATTGAAACCGTTAAATCTTATTTATTATGAGTATGACAATCCATCAAAAATGGTGATATTGGATCAAAAGCATACAACAGATGCCTCGATGGAACTGGTAAGCATCACGCACCTGTTTCAAAAACATAACATTCAATACATTATAGATAAAAAAAAGAACCTCCACATCGTTCACAACCCGTCTTGGATCAAAAAGATTCAATACTCACTTACTCCAAGCATAAAGCGTTTTATCAGCAAACAATACGATGTATATGTATTAAGTGATAAAGAAGTTGACTACGCTAAGAACCTTCCTGTCATCGTTACAAAACCGATACCTTCAGAGATTGATTTCAACCTGTATGACGGATTGATTTTCACCTCCAAAAATGCGGTCTTTGCAATTGAAAATTTTAATGAAAAATGGAGACAGAAACCTGTCTATGCGTTGGCTCCACAAACTGCAAAAGCTGTCAAATCATTAAAAGGCCAGTTAAGATTTGTAGGTAAAAGCCATTACGGAAATGAATTTGCAAAAGAGTTGATAAAACCATTGAAAGATAAAAAGCTACTCTACCTTCGTGCAAAAGATGTGGCATCCGATTTATGTGATAACCTCAACAGTAAAGGGGTTTTATGCGATGAAGTGATTGTCTATGAAACGACCTGCAAACAGTTTGATCAAAAGATTGTTCTCCCTAAAAACTCAATCATCATTTTCTCTTCACCATCAACAATCAACTGCTTTTTTCAAAACGCCGATTGGGATCCCACTTATACAGCCATAGCAATTGGACATACGACAGCACAGTATTTTCCGAAAGAAATCACACCATATATAGCAGAAACGACCTCTATAGATGCGTGTATACGAAAAGCCATGTCAGTCAAGAAATCTTTGTAA
- the gmhA gene encoding D-sedoheptulose 7-phosphate isomerase: MIEYIKKEVAASAETKQKILNDETFIAKIAEVAQACLDVYRSNKKTMLAGNGGSAADAQHIAAELVGRYGFDRPSIPSLALTTDSSNLTAIGNDYGYDRVFSRQVEGMGQEGDLFIGISTSGNSQNIINAFESAKAKGITTVALTGRDGGKMAQMADYALIVPSNTTPRIQESHILIGHILCDIIEKELFGEGV; this comes from the coding sequence ATGATCGAATATATTAAAAAAGAAGTGGCGGCTTCTGCCGAGACAAAACAGAAAATATTGAATGATGAGACGTTTATCGCCAAGATAGCAGAGGTTGCCCAGGCCTGTCTGGATGTCTATCGCAGCAACAAGAAAACAATGCTGGCGGGTAACGGCGGTTCAGCGGCCGATGCACAGCATATCGCCGCTGAACTGGTCGGACGTTACGGTTTTGACCGACCTTCTATTCCTTCGCTCGCGCTGACAACCGACAGCTCCAACCTGACGGCTATCGGCAATGATTACGGTTACGACAGGGTCTTTTCGCGCCAGGTCGAAGGGATGGGGCAGGAGGGCGATCTTTTTATCGGTATCTCTACTTCAGGCAACTCGCAAAATATCATCAATGCATTTGAATCGGCGAAAGCCAAAGGGATCACGACGGTCGCCCTGACCGGACGTGACGGCGGAAAGATGGCGCAAATGGCCGACTACGCATTGATTGTACCCTCAAATACCACGCCGCGTATCCAGGAGTCCCATATCCTGATCGGACATATCCTCTGTGATATTATTGAAAAAGAGTTGTTTGGCGAGGGTGTATAA
- a CDS encoding polyribonucleotide nucleotidyltransferase, with the protein MDYNVLIDLDNKNEEYALESVAKQANGSVWLKSGKTVLLATVVIDENEFAGGEFLPLTVQYIEKAYAAGKFPGGYIKRESKPSDFEALTSRIIDRSLRPLFPKGFTNPIQITVLVLSADEESDLQALALNAASAALYVSDIDIKTSVTSCRIARVEGELIANPTMSQLHESTLDLYVAGSREDLLMIEMKAHGSVETELLSTAMVDPMIDPAMGVDTVDSYHANLVSEEEFIEILSMAQERLNTANKAYESAFDPYAKEPMTMELHEVSGTQQIEAYILEEHAEAVKEAIKEMAKSERSNALRKIRNDVLTKHEEWDKEHVKMALINVKKSMVREQILKEGVRADGRGLNAIRPIDIQTNILPSAHASCLFTRGQTQALVVMTLGGDKDAQMYESLTDTAQKSERFMVHYNFPGFAVREASPIGAPKRRELGHGNLAKRALECTLESPGHTIRLVSEILESNGSSSMATVCGGYMAMRAGEIELTDTIAGIAMGMVSEGSEYAILSDITGLEDHDGDLDFKVAGSKEGISALQMDIKLGGINLEVLKKALFQAKEGRGHIIDVMLEAEKKIETNPDLPTHTIFHIDPARVAEIIGQAGKTIRSIIEKFEVAIDIDRKGGKVKVSGLNREGVKAARRHIEEIANKKREPLPEYQVGDIVEGKVKRIVDFGAFIELPGGVDGLLHISKISDGHIKNITDVISIGDTINVEILEFKGNKISLGRAAV; encoded by the coding sequence ATGGACTATAACGTATTAATAGATTTGGATAATAAAAACGAAGAATATGCCCTGGAAAGTGTTGCCAAGCAGGCGAACGGTTCAGTATGGTTAAAAAGCGGTAAAACGGTTCTGCTGGCAACAGTGGTGATAGACGAAAATGAATTCGCCGGCGGCGAGTTTTTACCGTTGACGGTGCAGTATATTGAAAAAGCCTACGCAGCGGGTAAATTTCCGGGAGGGTATATCAAACGCGAGAGTAAGCCGAGCGATTTTGAAGCCTTGACCTCGCGAATCATCGACCGATCCCTGCGTCCGCTTTTTCCAAAAGGTTTTACCAACCCGATCCAGATCACCGTTCTAGTCTTGAGTGCGGATGAAGAGAGCGATTTACAAGCCCTCGCACTGAATGCAGCCTCAGCTGCACTTTATGTCTCTGATATTGATATTAAGACCTCGGTGACATCGTGCCGCATTGCCAGGGTCGAAGGTGAACTGATCGCCAATCCGACTATGTCCCAACTCCATGAGAGTACGCTGGATCTGTATGTTGCGGGCAGCAGAGAAGATCTGTTGATGATCGAGATGAAAGCACATGGGTCGGTGGAGACTGAACTGCTCTCAACTGCCATGGTCGATCCGATGATCGATCCGGCAATGGGCGTCGATACGGTGGATAGCTATCATGCCAACCTTGTCAGTGAAGAGGAGTTTATTGAGATCCTTTCTATGGCACAAGAGAGGCTTAATACCGCTAATAAAGCATACGAGAGTGCTTTTGACCCGTATGCGAAAGAGCCGATGACAATGGAACTGCACGAGGTGAGCGGCACACAGCAAATTGAGGCATACATTCTTGAAGAGCATGCCGAAGCGGTCAAAGAGGCAATTAAAGAGATGGCTAAAAGTGAACGCTCAAATGCCTTGCGAAAGATTCGAAATGATGTTCTGACAAAGCATGAAGAGTGGGACAAAGAACATGTCAAAATGGCATTGATCAATGTTAAAAAATCGATGGTGCGAGAACAGATCTTAAAAGAGGGTGTGCGTGCTGACGGACGTGGGTTAAATGCTATCCGCCCGATCGATATACAAACCAATATTCTGCCGTCTGCCCATGCGTCCTGCCTGTTTACCCGGGGACAGACACAGGCTCTGGTCGTTATGACGCTTGGCGGTGACAAAGATGCCCAGATGTACGAAAGTCTTACCGACACGGCTCAGAAGAGCGAACGTTTTATGGTGCACTACAACTTTCCGGGCTTTGCAGTACGTGAGGCTTCTCCGATAGGTGCGCCCAAACGCCGCGAACTCGGTCACGGCAATCTTGCCAAGCGGGCGCTGGAGTGTACGCTTGAATCGCCGGGGCATACGATCCGCCTTGTCTCCGAAATATTGGAGTCAAACGGTTCTTCTTCTATGGCGACGGTGTGCGGCGGCTATATGGCGATGCGTGCCGGCGAGATCGAACTGACCGATACGATTGCCGGGATCGCGATGGGGATGGTATCGGAAGGTTCAGAATACGCGATCCTCTCCGACATTACCGGCCTTGAAGATCATGACGGGGATCTGGACTTCAAGGTAGCCGGCTCAAAAGAGGGGATCTCTGCTCTGCAGATGGATATTAAACTCGGCGGTATCAACCTGGAAGTGCTTAAGAAAGCACTGTTTCAGGCAAAAGAGGGGCGCGGTCATATTATTGACGTTATGCTTGAAGCCGAAAAAAAGATAGAGACCAATCCAGACCTGCCGACCCATACCATCTTTCATATTGATCCAGCCCGTGTTGCCGAGATCATCGGTCAGGCAGGCAAAACAATCCGCTCGATCATAGAGAAGTTCGAAGTCGCGATCGATATCGATCGCAAAGGCGGAAAAGTCAAGGTGTCGGGTCTTAACCGTGAGGGGGTAAAAGCGGCGCGCAGACATATTGAAGAGATCGCAAACAAAAAGCGCGAGCCGTTACCGGAATATCAGGTGGGCGATATTGTCGAAGGGAAGGTGAAACGCATTGTCGATTTCGGTGCTTTTATCGAACTACCCGGTGGTGTGGATGGACTGTTGCATATCTCCAAAATCTCAGACGGCCACATTAAAAATATTACTGATGTGATCAGTATCGGTGATACCATCAATGTTGAGATCCTGGAATTTAAAGGCAATAAAATCAGTCTCGGACGTGCTGCAGTATAA
- a CDS encoding asparaginase domain-containing protein, translating to MKIMNTGGTFNKRYDPISGRLEIPFDNSAVESIVSSFSYDVEVAGMIYRDSLDMEQNDRDQLAAILQADDEDVFVVVHGTDTMDLTAKTLAEHLHDRVIVLVGAMVPYSIDQTEASLNLGMALGFAATRPAPGVYICMSGIIAPHEQIRKNRAEGRFEIV from the coding sequence ATGAAGATAATGAACACGGGCGGCACGTTTAACAAACGCTATGATCCCATCAGCGGCAGACTTGAGATTCCTTTTGACAACAGCGCTGTCGAGTCGATCGTCAGCAGTTTTTCCTATGATGTAGAGGTCGCCGGCATGATCTACCGGGATTCGCTGGATATGGAACAGAACGACCGTGACCAGTTGGCAGCGATCTTGCAGGCGGATGACGAAGATGTCTTCGTCGTTGTGCACGGGACAGACACGATGGATCTGACGGCCAAGACCCTGGCCGAACATCTGCATGACAGGGTCATCGTCCTTGTCGGTGCGATGGTACCGTACTCTATTGATCAGACAGAAGCGAGCCTGAACCTCGGCATGGCGCTCGGGTTTGCAGCAACACGGCCTGCTCCGGGTGTTTATATCTGCATGAGCGGTATTATCGCACCGCATGAGCAGATCCGAAAGAACAGAGCGGAAGGAAGGTTTGAAATTGTCTAA
- a CDS encoding phosphoribosyltransferase — protein sequence MSTNRMIFTDRKDAAVRLKEHLPRDRMKQEKWHLVAVSSGGLELMYYMNERLNLAKDFLFSAGIYAPKNSECELARVSEHEEIVINDSLVKTFDIKYDYIYGEASRKYEEKILSYIYKYRKGKHFEDMEGRTILLVDEGAESGLKLMAAIKTVLAMRPKAVYVAVPVLPSDLLDSLEPLTDEIFFISALDDYIDTKSYYESFEPVTDAQIAQYLGE from the coding sequence ATGAGTACGAACAGAATGATATTTACAGATCGGAAGGATGCTGCAGTCAGGCTCAAGGAGCATCTTCCCCGGGATCGGATGAAGCAAGAGAAGTGGCATCTTGTCGCTGTCTCTTCCGGAGGTTTGGAGCTGATGTATTACATGAATGAACGTCTGAATTTAGCGAAGGATTTTCTCTTTTCTGCCGGTATTTATGCCCCTAAAAACAGCGAATGCGAGTTGGCCAGGGTGAGTGAACATGAAGAGATTGTGATTAATGACAGCCTGGTGAAAACATTTGACATCAAGTATGACTATATTTACGGTGAAGCTTCACGTAAGTATGAAGAGAAGATTTTGAGTTATATTTACAAATACCGCAAGGGTAAGCATTTTGAAGACATGGAAGGCAGGACCATACTGCTGGTGGATGAAGGGGCGGAAAGCGGTCTAAAGCTGATGGCAGCAATAAAAACAGTTTTAGCGATGAGACCCAAAGCCGTTTATGTCGCGGTACCGGTTTTGCCAAGCGATCTGCTTGACAGTCTGGAACCTTTGACCGACGAGATCTTTTTTATCTCAGCCCTGGATGATTATATTGATACAAAAAGTTATTATGAATCATTTGAACCTGTTACCGATGCGCAGATCGCGCAATACCTAGGAGAATAA